A single Sulfurimonas aquatica DNA region contains:
- a CDS encoding Ig-like domain-containing protein: MFQVGDTVTLVINNVTSTGLVTDNGTNLVFSIDVAGSDLAADGDRTIDASVTTTDAAGNTATATDTEDYTVDTAITASITLDTEITADDVINAAESGQNIAITGVVGGDVQVGDTVTLVINNVTSTGLVTDNGTNLVFSIDVAGSDLAADGDRTIDASVTTTDAAGNTATATDTEDYTVDTAITASITLDTEITADDVINAAESGQNIAITGVVGGDVQVGDTVTLVINNVTSTGLVTDNGTNLVFSIDVAGSDLAADGDRTIDASVTTTDAAGNTATATDTEDYTVDTAITASITLDTENHC; the protein is encoded by the coding sequence ATGTTTCAAGTTGGAGATACAGTTACACTTGTAATAAATAATGTTACTTCAACTGGTCTAGTGACAGATAATGGAACAAACTTAGTATTTAGTATCGATGTAGCTGGTTCAGACTTAGCAGCAGATGGAGATAGAACAATTGACGCTTCAGTAACAACTACAGATGCAGCTGGAAATACAGCAACTGCAACTGATACTGAAGATTACACAGTAGATACAGCAATCACAGCTTCAATCACACTAGATACTGAAATCACTGCTGATGATGTTATCAACGCAGCTGAATCTGGTCAAAACATTGCAATCACTGGTGTAGTTGGTGGAGATGTTCAAGTTGGAGATACAGTTACACTTGTAATAAATAATGTTACTTCAACTGGTCTAGTGACAGATAATGGAACAAACTTAGTATTTAGTATCGATGTAGCTGGTTCAGACTTAGCAGCAGATGGAGATAGAACAATTGACGCTTCAGTAACAACTACAGATGCAGCTGGAAATACAGCAACTGCAACTGATACTGAAGATTACACAGTAGATACAGCAATCACAGCTTCAATCACACTAGATACTGAAATCACTGCTGATGATGTTATCAACGCAGCTGAATCTGGTCAAAACATTGCAATCACTGGTGTAGTTGGTGGAGATGTTCAAGTTGGAGATACAGTTACACTTGTAATAAATAATGTTACTTCAACTGGTCTAGTGACAGATAATGGAACAAACTTAGTATTTAGTATCGATGTAGCTGGTTCAGACTTAGCAGCAGATGGAGATAGAACAATTGACGCTTCAGTAACAACTACAGATGCAGCTGGAAATACAGCAACTGCAACTGATACTGAAGATTACACAGTAGATACAGCAATCACAGCTTCAATCACACTAGATACTGAAAATCACTGCTGA